From Bacillus sp. FSL K6-3431, the proteins below share one genomic window:
- a CDS encoding ABC transporter ATP-binding protein yields MKSYSSIAENKQKDLNIYDSEEIILEVKDLKVNFKMDEGILEAVSGVDFIIKKSRTLGIVGESGSGKSVTAKAIMQIVDTPGKVDGQIYFRSRETKQIIDIGELHPKGKEVRGIRGGEISMIFQEPMKAFSPIHTIGNQLTEGIMLHITNNEKKARNIAIDMLKKVGMSNPEQRIDQYPHELSGGMRQRAMIAMALCCSPSILIADEPTTALDVTVQAQVLDLINSLKDKSGSAVIFITHDLGVIAEMSDDVAVMYLGKVVEYTDVDTLFFGAVHPYTLGLLRSIPSIGMKDQRLESIEGTVPIPMNLPKGCGFYTRCKHAKDGVCNIEDIPLIKVKDGHYVRCVRIEEI; encoded by the coding sequence TTGAAGAGTTATTCATCAATAGCAGAAAATAAGCAAAAGGATTTAAATATTTATGATAGTGAAGAAATAATACTAGAGGTAAAAGATTTAAAAGTGAATTTTAAAATGGATGAAGGAATATTAGAAGCAGTGAGCGGCGTTGATTTTATAATAAAAAAAAGTAGAACACTTGGCATTGTTGGTGAGAGTGGTAGTGGAAAAAGCGTAACAGCTAAGGCAATTATGCAAATTGTGGATACACCTGGGAAAGTGGATGGACAAATTTATTTTCGTAGTAGGGAAACTAAGCAGATTATCGATATTGGAGAACTTCATCCAAAAGGAAAAGAAGTAAGAGGCATTCGTGGTGGTGAAATATCAATGATTTTCCAAGAGCCAATGAAGGCTTTTTCTCCTATCCATACAATTGGGAATCAGCTAACGGAAGGAATTATGTTACATATTACGAACAATGAAAAGAAAGCCAGAAATATTGCGATAGATATGTTGAAAAAAGTGGGAATGTCGAATCCAGAACAAAGAATTGATCAATATCCACACGAATTATCAGGTGGGATGAGACAAAGGGCGATGATTGCGATGGCTTTATGTTGCAGCCCATCCATCCTTATTGCGGATGAGCCTACTACAGCACTTGATGTTACAGTTCAAGCCCAAGTATTAGACTTGATTAATAGTCTAAAAGATAAATCGGGATCAGCCGTTATTTTTATTACTCATGATTTAGGTGTCATTGCAGAAATGTCTGATGATGTTGCAGTCATGTATCTTGGTAAAGTAGTAGAATATACTGATGTTGATACATTATTTTTTGGAGCTGTTCACCCGTATACTTTAGGATTATTACGATCTATTCCTAGCATTGGAATGAAAGACCAGCGACTTGAATCTATTGAAGGTACAGTGCCTATCCCTATGAATCTTCCAAAGGGTTGCGGATTTTATACAAGATGTAAACACGCAAAAGATGGCGTATGTAATATAGAAGATATCCCTCTAATAAAGGTGAAGGATGGACATTATGTAAGATGTGTGAGAATTGAAGAGATATAA